In Bacillota bacterium, one DNA window encodes the following:
- a CDS encoding glycine dehydrogenase (aminomethyl-transferring) (acts in conjunction with GvcH to form H-protein-S-aminomethyldihydrolipoyllysine from glycine; forms a heterodimer with subunit 1 to form the P protein), which translates to MQGSVPLIFEKGAPGRRAYELPELDVDERPVEELIPAELLRREPPALPEVSEPEAVRHFIALSRRNYGVDVGFYPLGSCTMKYNPKINELAASLPGFAHIHPYQPEETVQGALELMYTLEQYLCEIAGMSRATLQPAAGAHGELLGLMIMKAYHESRGEGHRVEIIVPDSAHGTNPASAAMCGYKVVQVRSNERGSVDVEELRRLVGPNTAGLMLTNPNTLGLFEEDILEVAQIVHDAGGLLYYDGANANAILGRCRPGDMGFDIVHFNLHKTFSTPHGGGGPGAGPIAVREDLVPFLPVPMVEKDGDRYYLDYDRPHAVGRIKAFYGNFGVLVRAYTYIRRLGAEGLRAVSEQAVINANYLMTRLAEYYELPYKRRCMHEFVLSGVRQKKHGVRTLDIAKRLLDFGVHAPTVYFPLIVDEAIMIEPTETESKETLDEFVEIMIRIAREAEENPDVVRTAPHNTPVKRLDEARAARHPVLCWCPPVPAENAGGQ; encoded by the coding sequence TTGCAAGGCAGCGTGCCGCTCATTTTCGAAAAAGGCGCTCCCGGCCGGCGGGCGTACGAGCTTCCGGAGCTGGACGTGGACGAGCGGCCCGTCGAGGAGCTGATTCCTGCAGAGTTGCTGCGCCGCGAGCCGCCGGCCCTGCCGGAAGTCAGCGAGCCCGAGGCGGTGCGTCACTTCATCGCCCTGTCGCGCCGCAACTACGGCGTCGATGTGGGCTTCTACCCGCTGGGCTCGTGCACGATGAAGTACAACCCCAAGATCAACGAGCTCGCGGCGTCGCTGCCGGGGTTCGCACACATCCATCCGTACCAGCCCGAGGAGACCGTGCAAGGCGCGCTGGAGCTCATGTACACGCTGGAGCAATACCTGTGCGAGATCGCCGGCATGAGCCGCGCGACGCTGCAGCCGGCGGCCGGCGCGCACGGGGAGCTGCTCGGCCTGATGATCATGAAGGCGTACCACGAATCCCGCGGGGAAGGGCACCGCGTGGAAATCATCGTGCCGGATTCAGCTCATGGGACGAACCCGGCCAGCGCGGCCATGTGCGGCTACAAGGTGGTGCAAGTTCGCTCCAACGAGCGGGGCAGCGTGGACGTGGAGGAGCTGCGCCGGCTGGTGGGACCCAACACGGCGGGGCTCATGTTGACCAACCCCAACACGCTGGGCCTGTTTGAAGAAGACATTCTGGAAGTGGCCCAAATCGTACACGACGCGGGCGGCCTGCTGTACTACGACGGCGCCAACGCCAACGCCATCTTGGGACGCTGCCGGCCCGGCGACATGGGCTTCGACATCGTGCACTTCAACCTGCACAAGACGTTCTCCACGCCCCACGGCGGCGGCGGCCCCGGCGCGGGTCCCATCGCGGTGCGGGAAGACCTGGTGCCGTTCCTGCCCGTGCCGATGGTCGAGAAGGACGGCGACCGGTATTATCTGGACTACGACCGGCCCCACGCGGTGGGGCGCATCAAGGCGTTTTACGGCAACTTCGGCGTGCTGGTGCGGGCGTACACGTACATTCGCCGGCTCGGCGCGGAAGGCTTGCGCGCCGTCAGCGAGCAGGCGGTCATCAACGCGAACTACCTCATGACCCGCCTGGCCGAGTACTACGAGCTGCCTTACAAGCGCCGCTGCATGCACGAGTTCGTCTTGTCGGGCGTCCGGCAAAAGAAGCACGGCGTGCGCACGCTGGATATCGCCAAGCGGCTGCTGGATTTTGGCGTGCACGCGCCCACCGTGTACTTCCCGCTCATCGTGGACGAGGCCATCATGATCGAGCCGACGGAGACCGAGAGCAAGGAGACGCTGGATGAGTTCGTCGAGATCATGATCCGGATCGCCCGTGAAGCGGAGGAAAATCCGGACGTGGTGCGCACGGCGCCGCACAACACGCCGGTAAAGCGGCTGGACGAAGCGCGCGCGGCCCGCCACCCGGTGCTGTGCTGGTGCCCGCCTGTGCCTGCCGAAAACGCCGGCGGTCAATGA
- a CDS encoding RpiR family transcriptional regulator, protein MCFMSAVEPVGESSLLRQIRALRPTLSSAMRRIADFVLSQPERVIYLSVTEMAAECNVGEATVIRFCQQLNLTGYQDFKIRLSQALVEPRKSLHAQVELGDSPREVLDKVFQTTIATLRDTQSVIDEDQLNRAVEMLAKARRIEFIGCGGSGIVAMDAYHKFMKLGIPCGASPDSHNATQVCSVLQPGDVVVAISYSGATRDTLRSVHVAKEAGAKVIALTRYGRTPLSQLADVVLYTSSPESRYRVEGYYSRIAQLCIIDALFVGVYLTDEKRFREALFRTRSALTGTRL, encoded by the coding sequence ATGTGTTTTATGTCGGCGGTCGAGCCTGTGGGAGAGAGCTCGTTGCTCCGCCAAATCCGCGCGCTGCGTCCGACCCTTAGCTCGGCGATGCGACGGATCGCGGACTTCGTCTTGAGCCAGCCGGAGCGGGTCATTTACTTGTCCGTCACGGAAATGGCGGCCGAGTGCAACGTCGGCGAGGCCACCGTAATCCGGTTCTGCCAGCAGCTGAACTTGACCGGCTACCAAGACTTCAAGATACGGCTCTCGCAGGCGCTCGTCGAGCCGCGCAAGAGCCTGCACGCCCAAGTGGAGCTGGGCGACTCCCCCAGGGAAGTGTTGGACAAAGTTTTTCAAACGACCATCGCCACTTTGCGAGACACGCAGAGCGTCATTGACGAGGACCAGCTGAACCGCGCCGTGGAGATGCTCGCCAAAGCCCGGCGCATCGAATTCATCGGCTGCGGCGGCTCGGGGATCGTGGCCATGGACGCGTACCACAAGTTTATGAAACTGGGGATTCCCTGCGGCGCCAGCCCCGATTCGCACAATGCGACCCAGGTCTGTTCCGTTTTGCAGCCCGGCGACGTGGTCGTGGCCATTTCTTACTCGGGCGCGACGCGTGATACGCTGCGCTCCGTGCACGTCGCCAAAGAAGCCGGCGCGAAAGTGATCGCGCTGACGCGCTACGGCCGCACGCCCCTTAGCCAGCTGGCGGACGTGGTCTTGTACACTTCGTCGCCCGAAAGCCGTTATCGCGTGGAAGGGTACTATTCCCGCATCGCGCAGCTTTGCATCATCGACGCCTTGTTCGTCGGGGTTTACTTGACGGATGAAAAGCGTTTTCGTGAAGCGCTGTTCCGCACGCGCAGCGCCCTTACGGGCACACGGCTCTAG